The Microbacterium limosum genome contains a region encoding:
- a CDS encoding 3-oxoacyl-ACP synthase III, translated as MGILNARSLAARHGGSVAGNATTRFDNVSLLSVASVLPSRVTTSAEIEDRLSGALARLRLRPGLLQRVAGVLERRNWAEGESTDEATIEAGAQALADAKVDPADVGLLINTSVTRKHLEPSVAVRLHHGLGLPTSAINFDVANACLGFVNGMSLAASMIESGQIRYAIVVNGEDADEIQVNTINRLVTADVDRDGFMSEFASLTLGSGSAAAVLGRADEHPEGHRILGGVTRAATQFHELCVGSVDGMFTDAKALLKGGLDLVVSAWKEAAPEWKWSSMDRYITHQVSSVHTNAIVKAAKLDRSRVPTTFPRLGNVGPASIPITLVEEQKTLTRGDRVLLMGVGSGLNTAMMELAW; from the coding sequence ATGGGAATCTTGAACGCCAGGAGTCTTGCGGCTCGTCACGGAGGATCAGTGGCCGGAAATGCGACCACTCGCTTCGACAACGTCTCCCTGTTGTCGGTCGCGAGCGTGCTCCCCAGCCGGGTGACGACCTCGGCCGAGATCGAGGACCGGCTCTCGGGGGCGCTCGCACGGCTGAGACTGCGGCCCGGCCTCCTCCAGCGCGTGGCCGGCGTCCTCGAGCGGCGCAACTGGGCCGAGGGGGAATCGACCGACGAGGCGACGATCGAGGCGGGCGCACAGGCGCTCGCCGACGCGAAGGTCGACCCCGCCGATGTGGGCCTGCTGATCAACACGTCCGTCACGCGCAAGCACCTCGAGCCCTCCGTCGCCGTGCGCCTGCACCACGGGCTGGGCCTGCCGACCTCGGCGATCAACTTCGACGTCGCCAACGCCTGCCTCGGCTTCGTCAACGGCATGAGCCTCGCGGCCAGCATGATCGAGTCAGGGCAGATCCGGTACGCGATCGTCGTCAACGGCGAGGACGCCGACGAGATCCAGGTCAACACCATCAACCGGCTCGTCACCGCGGACGTGGACCGCGACGGGTTCATGAGCGAGTTCGCCTCGCTCACCCTGGGGTCCGGGTCGGCGGCCGCCGTGCTGGGCCGCGCCGACGAGCACCCCGAGGGCCACCGCATCCTCGGCGGCGTCACGCGCGCGGCCACCCAGTTCCACGAGCTCTGCGTCGGCAGCGTCGACGGCATGTTCACCGACGCGAAGGCGCTGCTCAAGGGCGGGCTCGACCTCGTCGTGTCGGCGTGGAAGGAAGCCGCCCCCGAGTGGAAGTGGTCGTCGATGGACCGCTACATCACGCACCAGGTGTCGTCGGTGCACACCAATGCCATCGTCAAGGCCGCGAAGCTCGACCGTTCGCGCGTGCCCACGACCTTCCCTCGCCTGGGGAACGTCGGCCCCGCGTCGATCCCGATCACCCTGGTCGAGGAGCAGAAGACGCTCACGCGCGGCGACCGGGTGCTGCTCATGGGCGTGGGCTCGGGCCTGAACACCGCGATGATGGAGCTCGCCTGGTGA
- a CDS encoding NAD-dependent epimerase/dehydratase family protein, translating into MIVLATGASGFLGRAVAAELVARGHEVRTLQRRPSGVAGATDMLGSITDPDTVARALEGVEGVVHLAAKVSLAGDPREFRAVNIDATARLLEAARTAGVGHVVHVSSPSVAHAGAALAGSGADPASPERAHGEYARTKAEAELRALAADSAAMSVTAIRPHLVWGPGDTQLVERILERARRGRLPLLGGGTALIDSTYIDNAASGIVAALGRPDATRGRAFVLTNGEPRPVGDLLAGICLAGGVRPPRWSIPAALGRGAGSLIERIWAIRPGHDEPPMTRFLAEQLSTAHWFDQRDTRRALDWAPTVSIDEGLRRLAAHYGGTAG; encoded by the coding sequence GTGATCGTGCTCGCGACCGGCGCGTCGGGGTTCCTGGGCCGCGCCGTCGCCGCCGAACTGGTCGCGCGGGGGCACGAGGTGCGGACCCTGCAGCGTCGCCCCTCCGGCGTCGCCGGCGCCACCGACATGCTCGGCTCCATCACCGACCCCGACACCGTCGCGCGGGCGCTGGAGGGTGTCGAGGGCGTCGTGCACCTGGCGGCGAAGGTCTCGCTCGCGGGAGACCCGCGCGAGTTCCGGGCCGTCAACATCGACGCGACCGCCCGGCTGCTGGAGGCCGCGCGCACCGCCGGGGTGGGCCACGTCGTCCACGTCTCGTCGCCCTCGGTCGCGCACGCGGGCGCGGCGCTCGCGGGCAGCGGCGCCGACCCCGCCTCGCCCGAGCGTGCGCACGGCGAGTACGCCCGCACGAAGGCGGAGGCGGAGCTACGCGCGCTCGCGGCCGACTCCGCGGCGATGAGCGTCACCGCGATCCGCCCGCACCTGGTGTGGGGACCGGGCGACACGCAGCTCGTGGAGCGGATCCTCGAGCGTGCGCGCCGCGGACGGCTCCCGCTGCTCGGCGGCGGCACGGCGCTCATCGATTCGACCTACATCGACAACGCGGCCTCCGGCATCGTCGCAGCCCTCGGCCGCCCCGACGCGACCCGCGGCCGGGCCTTCGTGCTCACCAACGGCGAACCCCGGCCCGTCGGCGATCTGCTCGCGGGCATCTGCCTCGCCGGCGGCGTACGGCCGCCGCGGTGGAGCATCCCCGCCGCACTCGGCCGGGGCGCGGGCTCCCTCATCGAACGGATCTGGGCGATCCGCCCGGGACACGACGAGCCCCCCATGACGCGCTTCCTCGCCGAGCAGCTGTCCACCGCGCACTGGTTCGACCAGCGCGACACGCGCCGCGCGCTCGACTGGGCGCCGACCGTCTCGATCGACGAGGGTCTGCGGCGGCTCGCCGCCCACTACGGGGGCACGGCGGGCTAG
- a CDS encoding type II toxin-antitoxin system VapC family toxin codes for MKILLDTHLLLWAAYQPDALPPAALEEIDAPENEPIFSAASIWEVSIKASLGRPDFDVDPRVLRRGLMDNGYLELSVTGAHAAAVLDLPSLHRDPFDRMLVAQARLEGIVLLTRDRAVAAYGSPARLL; via the coding sequence ATGAAGATCCTCCTCGACACGCATCTGCTTCTCTGGGCGGCGTACCAGCCCGACGCTCTTCCGCCTGCGGCACTCGAGGAGATCGACGCTCCGGAGAACGAGCCCATCTTCAGTGCCGCGTCCATCTGGGAAGTGAGCATCAAGGCATCGCTCGGACGCCCCGACTTCGATGTCGATCCCCGAGTGCTCCGGCGTGGACTGATGGACAACGGCTACCTGGAATTGAGCGTCACAGGAGCGCATGCCGCGGCTGTGCTCGACCTGCCGTCGCTGCACCGGGACCCCTTCGACAGGATGCTGGTGGCCCAGGCCCGCCTCGAAGGAATCGTGTTGCTAACCCGTGACCGCGCCGTCGCCGCGTACGGATCACCCGCTCGGCTCCTCTAA
- a CDS encoding type II toxin-antitoxin system prevent-host-death family antitoxin has protein sequence MSINIHEAKTHFSRVVARAAGGETVVISKAGTPVAQVTRIGAPIAPQRIGFLAGIARIPDDFDEWGTEEIVGLFGADG, from the coding sequence ATGAGCATCAACATCCACGAAGCGAAGACGCATTTCTCGCGTGTCGTCGCGCGGGCGGCGGGTGGAGAGACCGTGGTGATCTCGAAGGCAGGCACGCCTGTCGCCCAGGTGACGCGGATCGGCGCTCCCATCGCGCCCCAGCGAATCGGATTCCTGGCGGGCATCGCGCGGATTCCAGACGACTTCGACGAGTGGGGGACCGAGGAGATCGTCGGGCTCTTCGGAGCGGACGGATGA
- a CDS encoding HNH endonuclease signature motif containing protein, translating to MGGPFAALEQSLEALRAEWDAAVAPTLAATAGPAVSDAELVALARASEDLGRRLDALRTMVAGEIAERSRPSLGGERLSARYGCRDASELLQRVTGVSAATARSRAATAHDVRQGESLTGEPLPAAFPDARDAFLTGALGIDALTAITRTLAPLRERCAVANVAAAERELVAAATGTTSDAAPPATADDIRIQAKVWALYLDPDGALPDDERNHRLRGVRFGRSRDGLVDLQGRLLPEVAAQLQRLWDAYLSPRAGDGHADAAASGPAFTPDDGTATGEPPADLRSRPQRQHDALAGILAVAARSTETPTLGGQAPTLLVTVAAQELHRPAGIAYLEGVRLPDETGSDTSRTPVPASFARQIACCGGIQTLTLGGAGQVLSLSSPQRVFTAHQRRAIIARDGGCVIPGCLVPAAWCEIHHVVPHAAGGATHIDNGVMLCWHHHRTIDTGGWRIRVSGGVPEIRGPSWWDPSGRWRPSRRAVAPRPIGVGPPA from the coding sequence ATGGGAGGCCCTTTCGCCGCACTCGAGCAGTCGCTCGAAGCACTGCGTGCGGAATGGGATGCAGCGGTCGCGCCGACGCTCGCCGCTACGGCCGGTCCGGCGGTGTCGGATGCCGAACTGGTCGCGCTCGCCCGGGCGTCGGAAGATCTGGGCCGACGCCTCGACGCCCTGCGCACGATGGTCGCGGGAGAGATCGCGGAGCGCTCACGGCCCTCGCTCGGCGGCGAGCGGCTGAGCGCCCGATACGGTTGCCGAGACGCCTCCGAGCTCCTGCAGCGAGTCACCGGGGTGTCGGCGGCGACGGCTCGATCGCGCGCCGCGACCGCGCACGACGTGAGGCAGGGAGAGAGCCTGACCGGCGAGCCGCTCCCCGCGGCCTTCCCCGACGCCCGCGACGCCTTCCTCACGGGGGCGCTGGGCATCGACGCGCTGACCGCGATCACACGCACCCTCGCGCCGCTGCGCGAGCGCTGTGCCGTCGCGAACGTGGCGGCCGCCGAGCGCGAGCTGGTCGCGGCGGCCACGGGGACGACGAGCGACGCCGCGCCACCGGCCACCGCCGACGACATCCGGATCCAGGCGAAGGTGTGGGCACTCTACCTCGACCCCGACGGCGCCCTGCCCGACGACGAGAGAAACCATCGCCTCCGCGGCGTGCGGTTCGGGCGCTCGCGCGACGGCCTGGTCGACCTCCAGGGTCGCCTGCTGCCCGAGGTCGCCGCACAGCTGCAGCGCCTGTGGGACGCCTACCTGAGCCCGCGCGCGGGCGACGGGCACGCGGATGCCGCGGCATCCGGCCCCGCTTTCACCCCCGACGACGGCACCGCCACGGGCGAGCCTCCCGCCGACCTGCGCTCGCGCCCGCAGCGCCAGCACGACGCACTCGCCGGAATCCTGGCGGTGGCCGCCCGTTCCACCGAGACCCCCACCCTCGGCGGGCAGGCGCCGACACTGCTCGTGACCGTGGCGGCGCAAGAGCTGCACCGACCGGCCGGGATCGCCTACCTCGAAGGCGTGCGCCTTCCCGACGAAACCGGGTCTGACACCTCGCGTACGCCCGTCCCCGCAAGCTTCGCGCGTCAGATCGCGTGCTGCGGCGGCATCCAGACGCTCACCCTGGGCGGCGCGGGGCAGGTGCTGTCGCTCTCGAGCCCGCAGCGTGTGTTCACCGCCCACCAGCGCCGGGCGATCATCGCGCGCGACGGCGGCTGCGTGATCCCCGGATGCCTGGTGCCCGCCGCCTGGTGCGAGATCCACCACGTCGTCCCGCACGCCGCGGGAGGCGCGACGCACATCGACAACGGGGTGATGCTGTGCTGGCACCACCACCGCACGATCGACACCGGCGGCTGGCGCATCCGCGTGAGCGGCGGGGTTCCCGAGATCCGGGGGCCGTCGTGGTGGGATCCGTCGGGCAGATGGCGCCCGTCGCGTCGCGCAGTCGCGCCACGACCGATCGGGGTCGGGCCCCCGGCCTGA
- a CDS encoding alpha/beta fold hydrolase yields MSPPPGLPGLEQRFSRLLVVPGRGADAGADRGWHVLDSGPALEDAGVPILGTILAVHGNPTWSYLWRTVVARSVDRTTVTGAWRVIAVDQLEMGFSQRTGIHRTLAQRVADLGALTDSLRLEGPVVTLGHDWGGVISLGWAIDHPDLLAGVMLLNTAVHHPEGVPIPAPLRLAGARGMLAASTVQTTAFLDTTLALASPRLGDEVRAAYRAPYRGAARRGGIGGFVADIPVDARHESFAELERIAAGTARLGVPALMLWGPRDPIFSDRYLDDLIERMPHADVHRFEGAGHLVAEDRPVADALFAWLDERLVRVPSPAPTTTAAASPDTFDPIWRGLEERADDDGTAVIDMSARGADEPLRVSWRRLNDRVRAIGAGLHAMGVKRGDRVSLLVPPGPTLSAIVYACLRIGAVVVVADAGLGVKGLTRAVRGAWPDVVIGEVPGLTAARALGWPGLRISVARLPRASAAALGVATCLADVAALGARAELPDAPGPSDPAAILFTSGSTGPAKGVAYTHGQLAALRDTLAAHFGVTGDTGLVTGFAPFALLGPALGTRSATPDMDVSAPRTLSASAVAAAVRASDARMVFLSPAAVLNVVATSAALTPADREALDRVSAFLSTGAPVGAGLLERIGALMPNASAHTPYGMTECLLVADVTLEDIRDAAAAPDRGVLVGGPIGDNRVLISALDADGRATGEPGVEPGVLGEVLVSAPHLKDHYDRLWLTDRAAERETPDAAAGAGGDGRWHRTGDIGHLDAAGRLWIEGRLPHVLVTADGPLAPVGPEQDIERADAVRRAAVVGVGPQGLRQAVAVVETTPPASRPGLADPAVTAAVRQATQTPIVAVLAVPALPTDIRHNSKIDRTRLSAWAERVLAGETTGAP; encoded by the coding sequence ATGTCGCCCCCGCCCGGCCTGCCCGGGCTGGAGCAGCGCTTCAGCCGCCTGCTCGTCGTGCCCGGCCGGGGGGCGGATGCCGGAGCCGATCGCGGCTGGCACGTGCTCGACTCCGGGCCCGCGCTCGAGGACGCCGGCGTTCCGATCCTCGGGACGATCCTCGCGGTGCACGGCAATCCCACGTGGTCGTACCTCTGGCGCACCGTCGTGGCGCGATCCGTCGACCGGACCACCGTCACCGGGGCATGGCGAGTGATCGCCGTCGACCAGCTCGAGATGGGGTTCTCGCAGCGCACCGGCATCCACCGCACGCTCGCGCAGCGCGTCGCCGATCTCGGTGCGCTCACCGACTCGCTGCGTCTCGAGGGTCCCGTCGTGACGCTCGGGCACGACTGGGGCGGCGTCATCTCGCTCGGCTGGGCGATCGATCACCCCGACCTGCTCGCCGGGGTCATGCTGCTGAACACCGCCGTGCACCACCCCGAGGGGGTGCCGATACCTGCTCCGCTGCGGCTCGCCGGAGCGCGGGGCATGCTCGCGGCATCCACCGTGCAGACCACCGCCTTCCTCGACACGACGCTCGCGCTGGCGTCACCGCGGCTGGGCGACGAGGTGAGGGCGGCGTACCGCGCGCCCTACCGCGGCGCCGCCCGCCGCGGGGGCATCGGAGGGTTCGTCGCCGACATCCCGGTGGACGCGCGCCACGAGAGCTTCGCCGAGCTGGAGCGGATCGCGGCGGGAACCGCCCGCCTGGGCGTGCCCGCCCTCATGCTGTGGGGCCCGCGCGACCCGATCTTCAGCGACCGCTATCTCGACGATCTGATCGAGCGGATGCCGCACGCCGACGTGCACCGCTTCGAGGGCGCCGGCCACCTCGTGGCGGAGGACCGCCCCGTCGCCGACGCCCTCTTCGCCTGGCTCGACGAGCGGCTGGTTCGGGTGCCGTCGCCGGCACCCACCACGACCGCCGCAGCGTCGCCCGACACGTTCGATCCGATCTGGCGCGGCCTGGAGGAGCGCGCGGACGACGACGGTACGGCCGTCATCGACATGTCCGCGCGCGGCGCCGACGAGCCGCTCCGGGTGAGCTGGCGCCGGCTCAACGACCGCGTCCGCGCGATCGGTGCGGGACTGCACGCGATGGGAGTGAAGCGGGGCGACCGCGTCTCGCTGCTCGTGCCGCCCGGTCCGACCCTGTCGGCGATCGTCTACGCGTGCCTGCGCATCGGCGCCGTCGTCGTCGTGGCCGACGCCGGCCTCGGCGTGAAGGGGCTCACCCGTGCCGTGCGCGGGGCGTGGCCCGACGTCGTGATCGGCGAGGTACCGGGGCTGACGGCGGCTCGGGCCCTCGGATGGCCGGGGCTGCGTATCTCGGTCGCGCGTCTGCCGCGCGCCTCGGCGGCGGCGCTCGGCGTCGCGACGTGCCTCGCCGACGTGGCCGCGCTCGGCGCCCGGGCCGAACTCCCCGACGCCCCCGGGCCGTCCGATCCCGCCGCGATCCTGTTCACCTCGGGATCGACGGGCCCCGCGAAGGGCGTCGCCTACACGCACGGCCAACTCGCCGCGCTCCGCGACACCCTCGCGGCGCACTTCGGCGTCACGGGCGACACCGGCCTCGTGACGGGCTTCGCCCCGTTCGCCCTGCTCGGGCCCGCGCTCGGGACCCGCTCGGCGACGCCCGACATGGACGTCTCGGCCCCGCGCACACTGTCCGCGAGCGCGGTCGCCGCCGCCGTGCGCGCCTCGGACGCCCGCATGGTGTTCCTCTCCCCCGCCGCTGTGCTGAACGTCGTCGCGACGTCGGCGGCCCTGACACCCGCCGACCGCGAGGCGCTCGACCGCGTCAGCGCCTTCCTCTCCACGGGGGCTCCCGTCGGTGCCGGTCTGCTCGAGCGCATCGGCGCCCTCATGCCGAACGCGAGCGCGCACACGCCGTACGGGATGACGGAGTGCCTGCTCGTCGCCGACGTCACGCTCGAGGACATCCGGGACGCCGCAGCGGCCCCCGACCGCGGTGTGCTCGTCGGTGGGCCGATCGGCGATAACCGCGTGCTGATCAGCGCACTCGACGCCGATGGCCGCGCGACCGGCGAACCGGGGGTCGAGCCGGGCGTCCTCGGCGAGGTGCTCGTGAGCGCACCGCACCTGAAGGACCACTACGACCGCCTGTGGCTCACCGACCGCGCCGCGGAGCGCGAAACGCCCGATGCCGCGGCCGGAGCGGGAGGCGACGGCCGCTGGCATCGCACGGGCGACATCGGGCATCTCGACGCCGCCGGGCGCCTCTGGATCGAGGGCCGGCTTCCGCACGTCCTCGTCACCGCGGACGGGCCCCTCGCCCCCGTCGGCCCCGAGCAGGACATCGAACGGGCGGACGCCGTCCGCCGCGCTGCGGTCGTCGGCGTCGGACCGCAGGGGCTCCGTCAGGCGGTGGCCGTCGTCGAGACGACGCCCCCGGCATCCCGCCCCGGCCTCGCCGATCCGGCCGTGACCGCCGCCGTCCGGCAGGCCACGCAGACCCCGATCGTCGCGGTGCTCGCCGTGCCCGCGCTGCCCACCGACATCCGCCACAACTCCAAGATCGACCGCACGCGCCTGTCCGCGTGGGCCGAGCGTGTGCTCGCGGGCGAGACCACGGGGGCGCCGTGA